In Gracilibacillus salitolerans, the sequence CTTTTTCTTGTTTTTCGATGGATTTGCCAATGGTATGGTGGCCATTGTAATTGTGTATGCATTAATGGCAGCAGTTGGATTGGCATTATATAAGGAATCGAAGCACATTAAGAGGAAAATTAAACAATTAGAGATGGAGCATATCGTAACCAGAATTGAAAAAAGTGACGTCATGAATGAGTACAAGAAGAAAGATTATATTTCTCTATTAAAATCACAACCGAAAATGGGGTTACAAACATTCATTAACTTCCTAACAGAAGAGAATGATAGAAGAAAAATGATGGAAGACTAAGGACTGTCTGTTAATTATTGGGCGGGATGATTGAATAAACCTAGTAAGAAATATAAACTAATAATAGAAGGGTGAGTCTATGCTCATCCTTCTATTTTTTTGTCTAGCAAAATGCGTTGACAACCCTTCTGAATCATGAGAGTATATATATTGTTGTTCTTTATAAAGAATGAAATGGTGATGATAAAATGGAGTTAGAGCGTTCGAAAATAAGGAGAGGTTATCAATGTACAGGTGAAAATGATATTTAGCAATTTTTATCACGGTGCTAATCGCTCCGTAAAACCCCTACTGAGGGAAGTCTCACTGTATACGTTGTTAATAAACTAATATACATAACCGTTCGTTATAATGAAAAAGGAGAGGAGCAAAAAAAGTGGAAAGTGCATTAAGAATTTTACATGTTGTGGAAAGTATGAACCAAAGTGAGGTAGGAACGATGATTATGAACGTTTACCGTAATTTGGATCGAAGCAAAGTCCAATTTGATTTTTTAACAAATGAAGAAGGAGATTATGATGGGGAAATACATCAATTGGGTGGTTTTATATATCGCATTCCATCCATAAATGAAGCTGGAATGAGAGATTATCAAAAAGCATTACGTCAATTTTTTAAAGGGCATCGGTTTTACATAGTAATGCATTCGCATATAGATCAAATGAGTGTCTTTCCTTTAAAAGCAGCGAAAAGAACAGGGATACCTGTAAGAGTAGCTCATAGTCATAACACAAAGGATAATGCAACAGGAATGATAAAGATATTAAAAGAGATTGCCGGCTCATTGATTCCGATTTATGCTACGGATTTTTTTGCTTCTTCCCCTGAAGCAGCAGATTGGTTATTCAAGAGAAAAGCCAAGCAAGTAGAAATGATGTTTAAAGGCATCGAAATAGATCGATTTTACTATTCTCGTTCATTGAGAGAACAAGGAAGACAGGAACTCAACATAACCGATAATGAATTTGTCATCGGTCATATTGGTAGATTTGCCCCGCAAAAAAATTATGACTATTTAATAGAGTTATTTGTTGGATTTCGCAGGAGAATTCCGCAATCGAAATTAGTATTAATCGGAGATGGCCCATTAAGAGCGCAAATCGAAGGGAAAATAAAGCAATATCGTGTACAAGACTATGTTATTTTTCTAGGGGCGAAACCAGATACAGAGAAGTGGATGCAAGTTTTTGATCTGTTTATATTCCCGTCCTTACATGAAGGCTTACCGCTAACCTTAGTAGAAGCACAAGGCGCAGGTTTACCCATTATTGCCTCTGACTCTATATCCAAAGAAGTTGATTTAGGAGCGGGACTCGTTCAATTCATCCCCTTAGATAATAAAAATAAATGGTTAGAAGCTATGTATGAAGCTTATGATCATACATATCGAAATCCTATTGAACCCGAAATATTATTTAAAAAAGGCTACGATGTTAAGCAAGTAGCTCAGCAAACAGAGCAAAAGTATCTACAGCTCAGAGATGAAGGCATATGAGTGAGATTACTGTCTCTACAAAATAATGAAAAAAAGAAAATCGATAGGATTTGAGGTTTGATAAATGATAGGGACAAATATAAATAGAATCAGAAAAAGAAGAAATTTAACTTTATCTGAATTGGCGGAAAGAGCAGATGTGTCAAAATCTTATTTAAGTAATATTGAACACAATTTAAATGATAACCCTTCCATACAAATCGTTGAAAAACTAGCAGAAGTGTTAAATGTGGAAGTGGTGACACTATTAGGAGAAGAAGATCAAATTTTGCTAAAGGATAATGAATGGAACGATTTTATAAATAATCTAAAAGCGATAGGGATAACTAAACTAGACTTTGATCAATATCGAATTGTCTTTGAATTTATTAAATGGAAGAACCAACAAGATGAACAGAAGTAAGCACATGGAATGGAAAAAAGAAATAAATGAATAGATTAATTCCTCCTGTATGACGAATTCTTAAGAAATTAATTACAAAACAATCGAATGCAACTAAAATTGGCTGGAAAGAAGGAATGTTCATGAAAAAAGTATTATTTATCATCGATCCATTAGATCCGGGATTATCTATTGAACATCAATTATACCTAATACATCACCATCTTGCGTCTGATACTGAAATATATGTGAAATCACTTGATAATCATCCACTTTTTTCTCGACAGCTTAATAAGGAAATATATAGATTGGCTTCCATTAATCATGTTATTTCTTCTCTAAGAAAAGATTCCTGCTATCCAAA encodes:
- a CDS encoding DUF5392 family protein yields the protein MVSFFTNNIPTFMKIELEKLFHKINPLIKKNAKYMMFAIPLLLISILNLIFFLFFDGFANGMVAIVIVYALMAAVGLALYKESKHIKRKIKQLEMEHIVTRIEKSDVMNEYKKKDYISLLKSQPKMGLQTFINFLTEENDRRKMMED
- a CDS encoding glycosyltransferase family 1 protein, whose product is MESALRILHVVESMNQSEVGTMIMNVYRNLDRSKVQFDFLTNEEGDYDGEIHQLGGFIYRIPSINEAGMRDYQKALRQFFKGHRFYIVMHSHIDQMSVFPLKAAKRTGIPVRVAHSHNTKDNATGMIKILKEIAGSLIPIYATDFFASSPEAADWLFKRKAKQVEMMFKGIEIDRFYYSRSLREQGRQELNITDNEFVIGHIGRFAPQKNYDYLIELFVGFRRRIPQSKLVLIGDGPLRAQIEGKIKQYRVQDYVIFLGAKPDTEKWMQVFDLFIFPSLHEGLPLTLVEAQGAGLPIIASDSISKEVDLGAGLVQFIPLDNKNKWLEAMYEAYDHTYRNPIEPEILFKKGYDVKQVAQQTEQKYLQLRDEGI
- a CDS encoding helix-turn-helix domain-containing protein; this translates as MIGTNINRIRKRRNLTLSELAERADVSKSYLSNIEHNLNDNPSIQIVEKLAEVLNVEVVTLLGEEDQILLKDNEWNDFINNLKAIGITKLDFDQYRIVFEFIKWKNQQDEQK